The DNA window CTTATCTTTTGCTCTAGATGGGCAAAAGGGCTATTTATTATCTTTTATAAGTGGGCGAGATTTTATTGTTCCGGATGTAAATGAATCCCTGTTCTCTCTCAGTTTCGCAATGCCGTGGGAGCTACACAATACTTTGATTCAAGCCAAGCAGAATCTTTTACTTGTCAACGAAGTGATAAAGAAGATAAAACACTTTTTACCCTACAATATAAAAACATTGCAAGTGATCGTTTTTTTGAGCGGGGGATATCTGCCAGGGTATATATAGAGTGTTCAAAAAACAGCCCCCTGACTCAATGGCGTATAGATGTAGATTTTAACAGTCAGCCAGCCTTAGAATTACTGGAGTTTGTTGAGTTTCCCAAAGTCACTCTAGTTAATGATTTTAAAGCTCAGGGAGGCGACTTAGAATTATTCTGGCCCTTTAGTGAGGGCTGTTTGATTGATGACCCCGGGGCTCGTCAGCATCCCTACAAAGCCGTGGAGTACCCTTCTGGAGGCTGGTATGGTTTGTACCCTGGACCTTTGCAGATGCAGTACATGTCGGTGCAGTCCTCCAAGGGGGGCTTGTATTTGGCCTCGCATGATGAGTCACATGGACCTAAAGAAATCGAGTTCTGTACAGTTGAAGAGGGCACTCGCCTCATTTATAA is part of the Lentisphaera araneosa HTCC2155 genome and encodes:
- a CDS encoding DUF6259 domain-containing protein, which codes for MGATQYFDSSQAESFTCQRSDKEDKTLFTLQYKNIASDRFFERGISARVYIECSKNSPLTQWRIDVDFNSQPALELLEFVEFPKVTLVNDFKAQGGDLELFWPFSEGCLIDDPGARQHPYKAVEYPSGGWYGLYPGPLQMQYMSVQSSKGGLYLASHDESHGPKEIEFCTVEEGTRLIYKVFTSATRTNYKMPYAMVLGGFDGDWYAAAEIYRDFATCAKLCQIPKLKDNPKVLDWIKESPVVCTYAVRGEGHHAGPSQPNKLYPYKNVLPYLAYYQKEFGTNILNIIMQYEGTAPWSPPYVWPPMGGEDLFKDYVDALHDQGNIAGLYCSGTSWTEFSSTGDGDYDCRNR